In Arsenicicoccus sp. oral taxon 190, the following are encoded in one genomic region:
- the trpS gene encoding tryptophan--tRNA ligase has translation MSIPATTRHRTLSGMQPTSDSLHLGNYLGALVNWVALQEEFDAFYCVVDQHALTVEVDPAVLRQRTRVTAAQYLAAGVDPTRSAVFVQSHVPEHAQLMWILSCITGFGEASRMTQFKDKTAKGHVANVGLFTYPILMAADILLYDAARVPVGEDQRQHLEITRDLAIRFNQRFGETLVVPEPHIVKEGAKIQDLQDPTAKMSKSAASDKGLISLLDDPAKSAKKIRSAVTDADPQAVVRYDPEHKPGVSNLLTIHSVLSGTPIPELEAHFDGKMYGDLKKETAEVLTEWVTPLRSRAMELLDDPAELDRILAVGAGRAREVATATIGRVYDAVGLLRPAERA, from the coding sequence ATGTCTATCCCTGCGACCACCCGCCACCGCACCCTGTCCGGCATGCAGCCGACGTCCGACTCGCTGCACCTCGGCAACTACCTCGGGGCGCTGGTCAACTGGGTGGCGCTGCAGGAGGAGTTCGACGCGTTCTACTGCGTCGTGGACCAGCACGCGCTGACGGTCGAGGTCGACCCGGCGGTGCTGCGGCAGCGGACCCGGGTGACGGCCGCGCAGTACCTCGCGGCGGGGGTCGACCCCACCCGCTCGGCGGTCTTCGTGCAGAGCCACGTGCCCGAGCACGCCCAGCTGATGTGGATCCTGAGCTGCATCACCGGTTTTGGTGAGGCCAGCCGGATGACGCAGTTCAAGGACAAGACCGCCAAGGGGCACGTCGCCAACGTCGGGCTGTTCACCTACCCGATCCTCATGGCCGCCGACATCCTGCTCTACGACGCGGCGCGGGTGCCGGTCGGGGAGGACCAGCGTCAGCACCTGGAGATCACCCGGGACCTCGCGATCCGGTTCAACCAGCGCTTCGGCGAGACGCTCGTGGTGCCCGAGCCGCACATCGTCAAGGAGGGCGCCAAGATCCAGGACCTGCAGGACCCGACCGCCAAGATGAGCAAGTCGGCGGCCAGCGACAAGGGACTGATCAGCCTGCTCGACGACCCGGCCAAGAGCGCCAAGAAGATCCGCTCCGCCGTCACCGACGCCGACCCGCAGGCGGTCGTGCGCTATGACCCGGAGCACAAGCCGGGCGTCTCCAACCTGCTGACGATCCACTCCGTCCTCTCCGGCACGCCGATCCCCGAGCTGGAGGCCCACTTCGACGGCAAGATGTACGGCGATCTCAAGAAGGAGACCGCCGAGGTGCTCACCGAGTGGGTGACCCCGTTGCGGTCCCGTGCGATGGAGCTGCTCGACGACCCGGCCGAGCTGGACCGGATCCTCGCGGTGGGTGCCGGGCGGGCCCGGGAGGTCGCCACCGCGACCATCGGGCGCGTCTACGACGCGGTCGGGCTGCTCAGGCCGGCGGAGCGCG